The following are from one region of the Malassezia vespertilionis chromosome 4, complete sequence genome:
- a CDS encoding uncharacterized protein (BUSCO:EOG09262WFG; EggNog:ENOG503NUR4; COG:S) produces MSVRDATHAGTWYSSDPTVLERELNTWLDAAQTTPHPTVNEHGLQEPAVAQHPIVQGCKCIIAPHAGYRFSGPSAAWSYGCVDSASIDRVFVFGPSHRTYLEGLALSPFTKLATPLGNLDVDVNVNKQLHATSRIPFMSRAVDEAEHSLEMQYPYLAKVLRGRSVKVIPVLVGALNTKLAQEYASQVFATHARDLRTLFVFSSDFCHWGERFDYCYYCAQGDEPMHLACSTPVQYYARTPIYASIQGLDAEAMEAISTRPASVAVAQFEAYMRRTHNTICGRGPILLMLVLLALLETEGKHHVSEQCVHNAVR; encoded by the exons ATGAGTGTGCGCGATGCTACGCATGCAGGGACGTGGTATTCCAGCGATCCAACTGTGCTAGAGCGCGAGTTAAATACATGGCTagacgcagcgcagacAACACCGCATCCCACAGTGAATGAACATGGTCTGCAGGAGCCAGCTGTGGCGCAACACCCTATTGTGCAAGGCTGCAAATGCATTATTGCCCC ACATGCAGGGTACCGTTTTTCAGGGCCTAGTGCAGCGTGGAGCTACGGATGCGTCGATTCTGCGTCTAT CGACCGAGTCTTTGTGTTTGGGCCTTCGCACCGCACGTACTTGGAAGGGCTTGCACTTTCGCCATTTACCAAGCTGGCAACGCCGCTGGGAAATCTTGATGTGGACGTTAATGTAAAtaagcagctgcacgctACCTCTCGCATTCCCTTTATGAGCCGCGCcgtggacgaggcggaacACAGTCTTGAAATGCAGTACCCCTACTTGGCCAAAGTACTGCGTGGCCGCAGTGTCAAAGTGATCCCAGTGCTTGTCGGTGCACTGAATACCAAACTTGCACAGGAGTATGCTAGCCAAGTATTtgccacgcacgcgcgcgatctgCGGACCTTGTTTGTCTTTTCCAGCGACTTTTGCCACTGGGGCGAGCGCTTTGATTACTGCTACTATTGCGCGCAAGGTGACGAGCCGATGCATCTcgcatgcagcacgccTGTTCAATACTATGCACGTACGCCCATCTACGCGAGCATTCAGGGCCTCGATGCAGAAGCCATGGAAGCGATCTCTACGAGACCTGCGTCggtcgccgtcgcccaATTTGAAGCGTACATGCGGCGTACGCACAATACAATTTGCGGACGCGGCCCGATTCTGCTCATGCTAGTACTGCTTGCACTACTGGAGACGGAAGGCAAGCACCACGTAT CAGAGCAATGCGTGCACAACGCCGTTCGATAG
- the ucp10 gene encoding UBX domain-containing protein 10 (TransMembrane:1 (o93-112i); EggNog:ENOG503NUGG; BUSCO:EOG09262E4T; COG:T) → MADARIASLRDVLASRGHTRSEQPDDDVMSAMLDIEGDIDAAARSIDDAQAAERRRLEDAPQRQRAVSPLRVPPVSRAQTLSGIWGSGWLATLWRWVSMPFSVLHFLAMIVLRSVGLTSRAPNGRDTIELSRFNEDPREAARRWILELERDTGGTSVPDESAQMRIALPNFFAGSYSDALREAKQQIQILVVVLTSTTHTDAAYFRTEVLTDAALVAQLRNEEFCVWGGDVQAREAFQVSRLLEASTYPFIAFIALQPRRSRSRGGALVAHPAVLSRMEGSPRTNLGAMSILAHIQDIVLPRTRTYLGSLRSERQHREMERELKAAQDRAYAEASKRDHERVLKRRAEEEQRAAHEQSKLSSEAAARAQQEKAMQWRCWARTNLVPLEPGANVAPQLRVAVHTPDGQNLQRRFSPTDTLEQVYAYVDTADVAGDHTGETKAPQDYVHRYAFDLVQTYPRRVLDKTNLQCALQDVHGFGPSANLVVEGMHDSAAADLDSSDEE, encoded by the coding sequence AtggccgacgcgcgcattgcgtcGTTGCGCGACGTACTTGCATCACGCGGGCACACAAGAAGCGAGCAACCTGATGACGACGTGATGAGTGCGATGCTTGATATAGAGGGCGATAttgacgctgctgcgcgatcaatcgacgatgcacaggctgccgagcgccgaAGGTtggaggatgcgccgcagcgccagcgtGCGGTCTCGCCACTGCGCGTGCCACCTGTGTcgcgtgcgcaaacgctTTCCGGGATATGGGGATCGGGGTGGCTAGCGACATTGTGGCGCTGGGTTTCGATGCCATTCTCCGTGCTGCATTTCCTTGCCATGAttgtgctgcgctccgTGGGACTTACAAGCCGGGCGCCCAACGGCCGGGATACAATTGAACTCTCTCGCTTCAACGAAGATCCACGCGAggctgcgcgtcgctggaTTTTGGAATTGGAGCGCGATACAGGAGGGACCAGCGTTCCCGACGAGTCGGCGCAGATGCGCATTGCACTGCCAAATTTCTTTGCAGGAAGCTACtcggatgcgctgcgcgaagcaaAACAGCAGATCCAGATTTTGGTTGTTGTTTTgacgagcacgacgcaTACGGACGCTGCTTATTTCCGAACAGAAGTCCTCaccgatgcggcgctggtcgcccagctgcgcaatgaAGAGTTTTGTGTGTGGGGTGGCGACGTacaagcgcgcgaagcaTTTCAAGTTTCGCGTTTGCTGGAGGCTAGCACGTACCCATTTATTGCATTTATTGCACTACAACCGCGTCGCTCTCGGtcgcgtggcggcgcacttgtAGCGCACCCCGCGGTCCTCTCGCGCATGGAAGGTTCCCCGCGCACAAACCTGGGCGCCATGTCGATTCTTGCGCATATCCAAGACATTGTGCTTCctcgcacgcgcacatACCTTGGCagcctgcgcagcgagcggcaGCACCGCGaaatggagcgcgagctgaaAGCTGCTCAAGATCGCGCATATGCGGAAGCAAGTAAGCGGGATCATGAGCGTGTGCtcaaacggcgcgcggaagaagagcagcgcgccgctcacgAACAGTCAAAACTTTCCTCCGaggctgctgcgcgtgcgcagcaggaaAAAGCGATGCaatggcgctgctgggcgcGCACAAACCTTGTGCCACTGGAGCCAGGTGCAAATgtggcgccgcagctgcgtgtCGCTGTGCATACACCCGACGGGCAGaatctgcagcgcaggtTCAGTCCTACCGATACACTGGAGCAAGTGTATGCGTACGTCGATACTGCCGACGTTGCTGGCGATCATACCGGCGAGACGAAGGCACCGCAGGATTATGTGCATAGGTACGCGTTTGATCTCGTGCAAACATATCCACGACGCGTGCTCGACAAGACGAATTTGCAGTGTGCTCTCCAGGACGTGCATGGATTTGGACCGAGTGCGAATCTTGTTGTAGAGGGGATGCACGATagcgccgccgcagatCTCGATAGTAGCGATGAAGAGTGA
- the DAP1 gene encoding Dihydrodipicolinate synthase (BUSCO:EOG09264Z3D; EggNog:ENOG503P5DZ; COG:S) produces MLPPTTPYAQDAKQTVDTWSNYSTIPQEHPKSVEFVKYTPKTLALFDGTAHDDGNDGRRILLAIKGNVFDVSPGRNFYGPGGPYGNFAGRDASRGMAKQSFDPEMLTPLDQPIDTLEDLTASERKNMDEWEAHFEGKYGIVGELVNEADVGL; encoded by the exons ATGCTGCCGCCTACAACACCGTATGCACAAGATGCCAAGCAAACCGTGGATACCTGGTCGAACTACTCGACAATTCCCCAGGAGCATCCCAAGTCGGTAGAGTTTGTCAAGTATACGCCAAAGACGCTTGCATTGTTCGACGGAACAGCACACGACGATGGGAACGATGGGCGCCGCATCTTGCTCGCTATAAAAGGCAACGTGTTTGATGTTTCCCCAGGGCGCAATTTCTACGGACCTGGCGGTCCCTACGGTAACTTTGCGgggcgcgatgcatcgcgcggtATGGCGAAACAGTCTTTTGACCCCGAGATGCTTACGCCGCTGGACCAGCCAATAGATACGTTGGAAGATCTGACAGCTAGCGAACG AAAAAATATGGATGAATGGGAAGCTCATTTTGAGGGCAAGTATGGCATCGTGGGTGAACTGGTCAACGAGGCCGACGTAGGCTTGTAG
- a CDS encoding uncharacterized protein (EggNog:ENOG503P93C) produces MRASQFARGALRAFSTSAHATRENRVSALNFMLSSESAVYRARLAALEQLLPAIKGRWGGIGFAITQALGLGAMLESEESVMRFESAQPLYYPVWIAEGIWKVKCRGDAGAAEATFVSTNSVFPGNTFKPMDTLPLRPPPLRMPEMEGRWPSNMVTTSADEPMRYESFSAARHLHPSVKLEDPITVLPFNVSPFALSDAFRNADLRTLVVDLLSEGPALHINKRISLLPGVEIQVANVSEPNEPNATAMVRIEHDSLDVKLMACYPILLPLHLVRFRYDAHGERNKLATVALGAWDANLLAYAMLSDENKAWVTKDNVSWLNIDILDFDPAVPVPKPSLDQHTEDAAMQPDARIIDLMAQQSQVQNVFEQRATDLLEHADWSACTAWEHKQGGAPSSVEAEAGLGALINWDASGILPLHECKLDTRQYIILYGQALFNARLLEGIEKDRAAGRDISTVQCLHNGNVVTGEEAIAALHERQLEIESARDANCPSWLDTKSM; encoded by the coding sequence atgcgtgcatcgcagtttgcgcgcggcgcactgcgtgcATTCAGTACTTCTGCACATGCTACGCGTGAGAACCGCGTATCTGCGTTGAATTTTATGCTAAGCTCCGAGAGTGCCGTGTATCGAGCGCgtctcgcggcgctggagcagctATTGCCCGCCATCAAAGGGCGTTGGGGCGGCATTGGATTTGCCATcacgcaagcgctgggCCTCGGCGCAATGCTTGAGTCTGAGGAGTCCGTGATGCGCTTTGAGTCCGCACAGCCGTTATATTATCCCGTCTGGATTGCCGAGGGCATTTGGAAAGTAAAATGCCGTGGggatgcaggcgctgctgaAGCGACGTTTGTGAGCACGAATTCCGTATTTCCTGGCAACACGTTCAAGCCTATGGATACGTTGCCTTTGCGCCCGCCGCCTTTGCGCATGCCCGAAATGGAGGGTCGCTGGCCGAGCAATATGGTGACCACATCAGCCGACGAGCCGATGCGATACGAGTCATTttccgcagcgcggcacTTGCACCCCAGCGTCAAGCTCGAGGACCCCATCACGGTGCTCCCTTTTAATGTATCCCCTTTTGCTTTGTCTGATGCATTCCGCAATGCCGATCTGCGTACACTCGTGGTCGATCTGCTCTCCGAAGGACCTGCTTTGCACATCAACAAGCGCATCTCGCTTCTCCCCGGCGTCGAAATTCAAGTAGCAAACGTGAGCGAGCCCAATGAACCGAATGCGACTGCCATGGtacgcatcgagcacgacTCGCTGGATGTAAAGCTCATGGCGTGCTACCCGATTCTGCTCCCGCTGCACCTCGTTCGCTTCCGCTACGATGCacatggcgagcgcaacaaACTCGCGACTGTGGCACTGGGTGCATGGGATGCAAACCTGCTTGCATATGCAATGCTGAGCGACGAGAACAAAGCGTGGGTTACAAAAGACAATGTGTCCTGGCTCAATATTGATATCCTTGACTTTGACCCCGCCGTGCCGGTACCCAAACCATCGCTGGATCAACACACGGAAGACGCTGCCATGCAACCTGATGCACGCATCATTGATCTCATGGCACAGCAGTCTCAGGTGCAGAACGTctttgagcagcgcgcgacggaTCTGCTTGAGCATGCAGACTGGTCGGCTTGTACTGCGTGGGAGCACAAAcagggcggcgcgccgtcgtctGTTGAGGCCGAAGCgggccttggcgcgctgaTTAACTGGGACGCTTCCGGCATCCTGCCACTGCACGAGTGCAAGCTGGACACGCGACAGTACATTATCCTTTATGGACAAGCACTGTTCAATGCACGGCTGCTGGAGGGTATTGAAAAGGATCGCGCGGCGGGGCGCGATATTAGCACTGTGCAATGCTTGCACAATGGCAATGTTGTGACCGGTGAAGAAGCGATCGCTGCGCTTCATGAACGGCAGCTGGAGATCGagtcggcgcgcgacgcgaatTGTCCATCTTGGTTAGATACAAAATCTATGTAG
- a CDS encoding cystathionine gamma-synthase (COG:E; EggNog:ENOG503NXB3), with product MAPRNLPAPQLATRMLHADHADHQADSTHPVAPPMSLSTTFRQPHPDSALASGVEKMMSTPDKAPLHVYSRYTQDTNLRTERVLSSLLSGHALTFSSGLAAAFAVLNYFAPSVIAIRRGYFGVHEAAEIYGRGRDVKIIDLDDEYPAPCSASADEKDGIRRGATLVWVETPLNPTGEARDLAHYVKLARNANAYIAVDSTFAPPPLQDPFQYNVDVVMHSGTKYMGGHSDVLAGVLCTQNYDQFRGLWHDRAAHGAVLGMLESYLLLRSLRTLSLRVTQQSKTAAELVKWLHSLTAGQTPDPDTPKELTDGKVITHVWHSTLQPRSDYTTDADGHPEGRGFDPSSQMPNGGSPTFGMLVATETMAVYLPHEVEYFTPATSLGGVESLMEQRKISSPQEDSKLLRISTGIEAFADLKADLIRGMLTVLEQRR from the coding sequence ATGGCACCGCGGAATTTACCTGCACCGCAGCTAGCAACACGCATGCTCCATGCGGACCACGCCGATCACCAAGCAGACTCTACGCATCCTGTTGCTCCGCCCATGTCACTGAGCACGACTTTTAGGCAACCGCACCCCGACTCCGCGTTGGCATCGGGCGTTGAGAAGATGATGTCGACGCCAGACAAGGCGCCATTGCATGTATACAGTCGCTACACACAGGACACAAATTTGCGCACGGAGCGTGTTTTATCGAGTTTGCTTAGTGGTCACGCTCTTACGTTCAGCTCCGGTCTTGCTGCCGCATTCGCAGTGCTAAATTACTTTGCTCCGTCTGTGATTGCCATTCGACGAGGCTACTTTGGTGTGCATGAAGCGGCTGAAATTTACGGTCGTGGCCGTGATGTGAAGATTATAGATTTGGACGACGAATACCctgcgccttgcagcgcatccgcggACGAGAAAGATGGCATTCGCCGTGGAGCGACACTCGTATGGGTAGAGACGCCACTGAACCCAActggcgaggcgcgcgacttggcgcactATGTAAAACTTGCACGCAATGCAAATGCATACATTGCAGTGGACTCGACCTTTGCACCACCGCCCCTGCAGGACCCGTTCCAGTACAACGTAGACGTTGTGATGCATTCTGGGACAAAGTACATGGGTGGGCACTCGGACGTACTTGCGGGTGTGCTTTGCACACAGAACTATGACCAGTTCCGTGGACTTTGGCACgatcgtgcagcgcacggcgcggtgctcggCATGCTCGAGTCCTACCTCTTGCTCCGCTCCTTGCGCACGCTGTCGCTCCGAGTGACGCAGCAATCCAAGACCGCTGCCGAGCTGGTCAAGTGGCTTCACAGTCTGACAGCGGGACAGACGCCTGATCCAGACACGCCGAAAGAGCTGACGGATGGCAAGGTGATTACACATGTCTGGCATTCGACCTTGCAGCCACGCAGCGATTACACGACGGACGCAGATGGTCATCCAGAAGGACGAGGGTTTGATCCTAGCAGCCAGATGCCAAACGGAGGTTCTCCTACGTTTGGCATGCTTGTCGCGACGGAAACAATGGCGGTTTACCTGCCCCACGAAGTAGAATACTTCACGCCTGCCACGTCGCTGGGGGGTGTCGAGTCGCTCATGGAACAACGCAAAATCTCTTCACCACAAGAGGATTCAAAATTACTACGCATCTCTACCGGTATTGAAGCATTTGCGGATCTCAAGGCGGACTTGATTCGAGGCATGCTCACGGTACTGGAACAGCGCCGCTGA
- the irc3 gene encoding Putative ATP-dependent helicase IRC3 (COG:A; EggNog:ENOG503NWXY; BUSCO:EOG09261CM0) yields the protein MFTELIAQIEPRGIARQALVLVNAVALAEQARATVQRMLPHLSVEIEQGAKNKASGRADVTIATLQSLRHASRLEKYDPERFKCVIVDEAHHSTSTSYLRVLSHFHNQVRTQQAPEAERDAGMPPMHPRVPIIGFSATFSRHDGYALGNVYDQIVFHKDFLAMIQEAWLSPLRFTAVHIDLDLSKVTRTGRDYNVASLAKVMNRPAMNALVVRTWIAKAHKMRRSTLVFAVNIEHINALVAEFHARGVEARGIHSGMPLKVRDEVLNAFRNGAFPVLINCAILTEGADVPPIDCILLARPTQSQNLFSQMIGRGMRLSPGTGKEDCLIVDLVGNLDNELVCTPTLFGLFDAGHIENASIDELLARKQEQTDNADVPAFESEAISAVTFVDYDDPQALVEAMQTRGSRAADKHSQNAWVDCGGQVFVLSSYDGSYVKIQREKDLYVGYHYPRNPAVDWSSGASDSSNASASPYWQKKVVLRSEDFGHAIRGCDTYMQKKMSNAGRSPLWLRRHAMWRHRPASVRARATLAKKLGDGQKAEDFTEISHGRMHTILTRLRHGGKMRWKRTVQQNNKRIRHTEARNPSVQVGPLPKAA from the coding sequence ATGTTTACGGAATTAATAGCACAAATTGAGCCTCGCGGGATTGCAAGGCAGGCGCTCGTGCTTGTCAATGCCGTTGCATTGGctgagcaggcgcgcgcaacggTGCAGCGGATGCTGCCCCACCTCTCTGTCGAAATTGAGCAGGGCGCCAAGAATAAGGCGTCGGGGCGCGCAGACGTAACAATTGCGACCTTGCAATCTTTGCGTCATGCTAGCAGACTGGAAAAGTACGATCCAGAGCGGTTTAAGTGCGTTATTGTGGACGAGGCACACCACTCGACCTCGACAAGTTATCTCCGCGTACTTTCCCACTTTCACAACCAGGTCCGTACACAGCAAGCACCGGAGGCAGAGCGGGATGCTGGCATGCCGCCTATGCACCCACGTGTTCCTATTATTGGCTTCTCGGCGACATTTTCGCGGCACGATGGGTacgcgctcggcaatgtcTACGACCAGATTGTGTTCCACAAAGATTTTCTCGCCATGATCCAAGAGGCTTGGCTTTCTCCTCTTCGATTTACGGCTGTGCACATTGACTTGGACTTGTCCAAAGTGACACGCACGGGACGAGACTACAATGTAGCATCTCTTGCCAAGGTGATGAACAGGCCCGCAATGAATGCGCTGGTCGTGCGGACTTGGATTGCCAAGGCACACAAAATGCGACGCTCGACACTTGTGTTTGCTGTAAATATCGAGCACATTAACGCGCTTGTTGCCGAGTTCCATGCGCGAGGAGTCGAAGCGCGTGGGATTCACTCAGGCATGCCGCtcaaggtgcgcgacgaagTGCTCAATGCGTTCCGCAACGGCGCATTTCCCGTCTTGATTAACTGTGCTATTCTTACAGAGGGCGCAGACGTCCCCCCTATCGACTGCATATTGCTGGCGCGTCCAACTCAGTCGCAAAACCTTTTTTCGCAAATGATCGGGCGTGGAATGCGTTTGTCACCAGGAACAGGGAAAGAGGACTGTTTGATTGTTGACTTGGTGGGCAACTTGGACAATGAACTTGTATGCACGCCGACTTTGTTTGGTCTATTTGACGCTGGGCATATTGAAAACGCTAGCATtgacgagctgcttgcgcgcaaacagGAACAGACCGACAATGCAGATGTACCTGCGTTTGAGAGCGAGGCTATTTCCGCAGTCACATTTGTTGATTACGATGatccgcaagcgcttgtagaagcgatgcagacgcgcgGCTCTCGCGCGGCCGACAAGCATTCGCAAAATGCATGGGTTGATTGCGGAGGCCAAGTGTTTGTGCTGAGCTCGTACGACGGAAGCTATGTAAAGATCCAACGCGAGAAAGACTTGTATGTGGGATATCATTACCCACGAAATCCTGCAGTTGATTGGTCCTCAGGTGCATCGGACAGCTCAAACGCATCTGCGTCGCCCTACTGGCAGAAGAAGgttgtgctgcgcagcgaggaTTTTGGGCATGCGATACGGGGTTGCGATACGTACATGCAGAAAAAGATGAGCAATGCGGGTCGATCACCATTGTGGCTGCGCCGGCATGCAATGTGGCGTCATCGCCCAGCatcggtgcgcgcgcgcgccactCTGGCAAAAAAGCTTGGCGACGGGCAAAAGGCGGAAGACTTTACAGAGATCAGCCATGGGCGTATGCACACCATCTTGACACGGCTACGGCATGGAGGTAAGATGCGATGGAAACGCACTGTTCAGCAGAATAACAAGCGTATTCGTCATACTGAAGCACGGAATCCGTCTGTACAAGTAGGGCCGCTGCCGAAAGCAGCATAA
- a CDS encoding uncharacterized protein (EggNog:ENOG503NX3G; COG:L), which translates to MDQVVYFLKRNRRHIFRLARKLFRAFKKNGAGMGAGMGAGMAQNYQGAYGYPPGPPAPQGYPPGFNQGPGGPAPYTEQILGTGDIHAFDDNNVNAQNQQYKTWRNQARSEGDKMANAYEASHKAYQHGDHVKAHALSEEGNMHKMRMEQLNQQAVQWIFAANNADSPPGTVDLHGLYTKEALEKVEEVIHQARAMHWNQLRLIVGKGIHSHGHVAHIKPAVQQILQQYQISAHVDKHNTGVVVVDMNAPPGSRSASISRGAARSDECIIM; encoded by the exons ATGGACCAGGTAGTGTATTTCCTGAAGCGCAACAGGCGGCACATTTTCcggcttgcgcgcaag CTTTTTCGCGCTTTCAAAAAAAATGGTGCTGGGATGGGCGCCGGGATGGGCGCTGGAATGGCACAAAACTACCAAGGCGCTTATGGCTATCCGCCCGGCCCGCCAGCGCCTCAAGGGTATCCACCTGGATTTAATCAGGGACCTGGAGGTCCTGCTCCGTACACGGAGCAGATTCTTGGCACTGGCGACATCCATGCGTTTGACGACAACAACGTCAATGCCCAAAATCAGCAGTACAAAACATGGCGAAACCAGGCTAGATCGGAAGGCGATAAAATGGCAAACGCGTACGAGGCTTCGCACAAAGCATATCAGCATGGCGATCATGTCAAAGCTCATGCGCTAAGTGAGGAGGGAAATATGCACAAGATGCGCATGGAGCAGCTGAATCAACAGGCAGTCCAGTGGATTTTCGCTGCAAACAATGCAGACAGTCCGCCGGGCACCGTTGACTTGCATGGTCTTTACACGAAAGAGGCGCTCGAAAAGGTTGAAGAAGTGATCCAccaagcgcgagcaatGCACTGGAACCAATTACGTTTGATTGTTGGGAAAGGGATTCACTCGCACGGCCATGTTGCACATATCAAGCCGGCTGTGCAGCAAATCTTGCAGCA ATATCAAATTTCCGCGCACGTCGACAAGCACAATACAGGTGTTGTGGTTGTGGATATgaatgcgccgcctggGAGCCGCAGTGCGagcatttcgcgcggcgccgcaaggaGCGACGAATGTATTATCATGTAG